The Phragmites australis chromosome 1, lpPhrAust1.1, whole genome shotgun sequence genomic interval GGCACCGCCGTGCAATTCCACCAGAGCCAGAACCGTGCACTCCACCGATCAGGACCGATCTGCCTGCTTGCTTATCGATAAGAGCCGTGGGGGTGTCAAGTGTTCAGTAATAATACTCTTCGacgaacaatttttttttttacgaacaAGTGCTCAGTAATACTAGTACTAACAAGATTGATTTTGCTTGCCCTTTTCGTTAACAAGTGAAATATTTATTGTTTCCATTAATACGAACAAGTGACTTGTTCGACTGAAATATTTATTGTTTTCGTTGTTGGCCTGCAGTACATGGTGTTCGCCTGCGCCGACTCCCGTGTGTGCCCGTCGGTGACCCTCGGGCTGGAGCCCGGTGAGGCCTTCACCATCCGCAACATCGCTGCTATGGTCCCAGCCTACGACAAGGTACGCACGGACGCCTTTGTCCTCTGGTAATTTTTGCCGGTCGACGCGGGGCATTGACTGACATGCGTGGCTGCACGTTGGTTCACTTTGTGCCAATGCAACTGCAGAACCGGTACGCCGGCATTGGGTCCGCCATCGAGTACGCCGTCTGCGCCCTCAAGGTCGAGTGCATCGTTGTCATTGGCCACAGCAAATGCGGCGGAATCAAGGCGCTCCTCTCGCTCCAGGACGGCGCACCCGACACCTTGTAAGCAATGCTCCGCTACGAACAACAAACTACGGAGAGCGTGTCGTCTCTTTCTGACTCGAGCTCTCTCTTTGTTTGATAATGTACTCAGCCACTTCGTCGAGGACTGGGTCAGGATCGGTTTCCTCGCCAAGAAGAAGGTGCAGAACGACCACGCCTCAGTTCCTTTCGATGACCAATGCAGCATCTTGGAGAAGGTATGCACCAGCAGCTACCATGGCGATCTTTCTTTGCTTATTCAGCATTAGTTCATCTAAACCACTTGCTCTTTCCTACTCAAATGTACACCAGCTCTGCATGGACTGACTTGCTGACGAAATACTCTTGGGCTTCTAAACTTTTTGCAGGAGGCCGTGAACGTGTCCCTTGAGAACCTCAAGTCGTACCCCTTCGTCAAGGAAGGGCTGGGTAACGGGACCCTCAAGATCGTCGGCGGCCACTACGATTTCGTCGCCGGCAGGTTCGACACATGGGAGCCCTAAGTGCTCAACCAGTTAACTCCTACAACGGCTACACCATACATACAAATATGCACCAGATCGATGTGAATGAGTGGAGTACTTATTTACCGCTACGTACCAGATCGCCCGATGTGAATTGTAATAAGCAATATAATTTTCTACTGTTTTAATTTCTATCGCGGAGTTGTTATGTAATATATGATGCATAATTTGATCGCTCTGTGGTCAAAAGACATCAGCAATAAtagttttaataatattatcatGAAGAGTTTACCTTTTTACGACCTCTTGGTGTTCTCTCTTTCTGTCTCACTAAAATGTTGATGGTCTGTCGGTGGTGCATAACTCGTCCTCCGAAGGAAAAAAGCTGCTGTAGAGTACTAGATTTTTAAAACGGAAAGCTTTATTTCAATTGAGCATTTTGAAGGCTCTCCTCACCCGATTTTTATGGCCGCATGATCTTATGCTCAGAATTCAGGGTGGGGTTCACCGAAGCCCAGTAGGCTTAGAGGGAACGTCTTGGTGGTAGATTGTCTTTGCAGTGGTAGCGGTTCATGGGTGGGGCGACGGGAGCGTCATCGAtcgaggtggaggaggatgacATGTGGACAGGGTCGGGTGAGGTCAACAGTAGAGATGATGGCTTTGGTGAGACCCTACCCCCACCGTAGCAGGCGACGACCCATGTGGGTGACAACGAGGGTAAGGGAGGTCGGAGGAAGAGAAGAGGCAAAAGTGataggagaaagaagaagcataTGGGCCGTTGGATCGTCCAATCCAACCGTCACAAAAATTGAGCACCCGGTACCCAAGAAACACTCGGGTGCCTGTAGATGGATGCTTTTAAAATCAGCCAAAAGATGGCTACCACTATGCACAATTGAAGTTAGATTACCTTGGTAAAATCTTGTCAATCAGACCATCTTGTGTTTACCAGTTGGGAAGCGAATGCAGCAAACACACTGTCGCGCAAAGCATACCTTGGCTGGGAGTGTGACTTCTTCCTGGCTGACCTGCGTCCCCAGTTTCCTATTGGATGCAGTCACCAAGTGCTGTAATTATGCTTTAATTGAATAGAGATCTTGCCATTTCCTAaaagaaattatttttcttactgTTAGTTCTATCTGAGTAATACTAAACACAACTGCGGAGTTTGCGCTATATGTAGAAAAGCAGTAAAGTTTAAtaacaaaatagagaaataaCAACATTTGCCCCTTAAATTTCCTTGTTAGTTGTCAACAGAACTATGATCAACAAAGCAATAAGCCATTTGTGCTCATATTTATGCCTGCAAACCTGTGGTTATGAAAGATAGGAATAAGCTCGGGGGCGGATTAGGCTTCCTCTGTCAATCAAGGGATTAGGTTAAATAATCGACTATCCAAGCAACCTATAAAGAAAACCTTAATTGCCACATTGCTATTATTTTGTTCCAAATGCTACCACCGAAACTTCCTAATAGGTTTGTAAACATCCGAGATTCCTTCGGTTCCTCTGCATTTGCCCTATTGTATTAGCATGAAGCCAAGGCAACTTCAAGTGACTTAATTTACTTGGCTACTTTTTCTTATTGCGGTTTTTGGGTTAACAGAAAAAACATTTTCACCAACTGCAGGCAACACACCTCAATTCCACTTCGCACCACTATTCTCCACCCTACCTGGCCACGCTCCGCCACAGGGTCCAAAATATTTTAGTGTTCACTGGCACATATTGACCATACAGACATATATATATCCTGGTAAATTTTATAACTGCTATGAGATAAATAAGATATGTACTGGTATTCCAGATAGTTCATCGTATTCTGCACGATGAACCATCTCTGGATTAGAAAGAAGTTCTTCGtatattcaaaaataatatatccGAGAAGCTAAATTTAGAGACTCTGATTATAGTATGCATTCTCCACCTAACTATATATAGAGGAGAGGAGGTATCTCTAAGGGAGAAGGAAAGATAGGGAAATAAGGTTGAAAGCTAGAATTCGAATAAATAATATGAAGTAAGTCTAATCGATAGAAACAAAAATAATCTATTAAAATCCATAACAAATTTGAGCATCGATTAGACTCATCCGATAATAATTTTAGGATTTAGAATGACAGAGCTAATCGAGATCCTTAGAATTAGATCTAAACACTCCTCCATTGTAATCTCTTCTCCTAATATTAATTAAGGAAGAACATAGCATATAACTATTATTCTAGAAGAtttgaaactgtataaaatccCATGCTCTAGTTTTTAAAACACACAATTGATAATCATATATTcttactttaaataagtatttggaCAATCAATTTTATTGATCGGTGACAACACCTACCTAGCTCAAAGCAGTGCACTCACATAACTTCAAATTGGCAATTTTGCTTCAGATTTACACATGTTGCGACGCCTATAGTGAAGTAGTGCATGCGGTCTATTTCAAACCAAGCTTCACCGTCACACACAACTCAGCTCTCGCTAATAACACAAGGTCCTGAAAGGGTCTAAGATTTGCCTTTGCCCCTGGCTGTAGCTCCGGAGAGGCGTGGTGCCACGGTTGGGGTTGCGTCGCCTTCCAGTGTGTTGACACATTTTTTTCGGCAAACATGTGAATTATTAATCTTCAATTTGAACAGTAGCGAAACAGTACGACGATGAGTACTACAACAGTGTTCTTGTCACGCAGCTTAAACAGTGCTACAACAGTACACGATCAGTAGTGCAACAGACCGAACGCGCATGAGCGAGGTTCGATCCCCGTTCGCACTCCCATATATCCTGTAGACCTCCAATGAAAACCGATATTAGGAGCCCtgtttaaaaaaacaataaCCTTAGCAGCACAAGTCTTCACGTAGAATCTTCACACAGCACCTGACTTTTATCCACTGTGCAGCACCGTGCTGATCACCTAGGCCGAGAAACTAGCAGTCACGGGCGCCGAACAGTGTTTACTTCACGGTACTATAGCGCAAGGACCGATGAACATCACAGTACAGCGCGCAGGGAGCATGCAATTGCTTTGTTAATTCTGTAGCTGGATGTTGAAACGATGAGGACAGCCACCAGGGACTCACAGGGAACAAGCAACTGTGCCGATCGCCTTGCGCACAGCACAGAAAAACGAATTCTCACCGTATTGGGTATTTAGTAATCAGGAGATTTGACTGATTAATCGTTCGATTTTACCGGCATTTGACCGTATTTTTCGTATTTTATTTGTGGCAAAAAACCACTTGATTTTCTTCAAAAACCacttaaattttatcaaaaaaccattggttttatcaaattttagcaAAGTTCAAGAGAAATCTTAAAAAATAACTTAACCTtataaaatcgataactaatttatctaagttttaaataaataaaacaaattttgttgttttttttaacatcatgatctatatgataaaaatatttataataataaaaaagttgaatatgtttgtgagaaaatgtatttgttaaacctagctaaatgcatagttaattctttgctaataaaaaaaaaaatatgaaaccaattttttagacCTCGTATCTATGtgttttaaaatatatgaactcatgaaatagctACAATAACATGTAGGATTTTGTAAATATGTTACAataaattaattcataactcacacctccaaaattagtgaagctacttttattagtttacttatactatattTTATGTATGAGAACCGTAGATATGAAAAtgttaattacaatgttgtttcttaatatgttcactttatgtttgtgaattttataaaaattataaaaaaattaaaaaaactctaaatgaagtgaaactaattttatagatacTCTTAAGTACACCCTACACACTAAAtaaagtaaaaatatttttttaaaatttaaattcgaAAATCGGTCGAATTTAAAATTTGGCGTGAACCAAATTAACCAGTTTTTACGAATATCGATCGTTTTCGACGAATTTCCCAACCGTGGCTCCAGCAACAAACCAGAATTCTTCTTCTCACAGCTATGGCCTTACTAGCTAGTTTGACCGATGCACTCGAAATCAGAATGACACAGTGGAAATCGAAACAGGCATCTGAAACAATTTTCGAAGTTCACCAACCGTTTCTTCTGAATCTCGGAATTACCAAGGCCTGCTGCCTGCTCCCGCTGCTGGGGTCTCAGACCCCTGCTCCTCCAAAACCGACGACTAGTGCCGCCGCAGAATGGGGAGCCTCGCAGACGACGAGATCAAGTCGAACGTCTCAATCTGGACCTGTTCGCCGTTCCCCATTCATACATCCAGCTATACGAgcggagaggggaggaggaaaAGACGGTGAGCCGCTGCTTCTTGTGCCTCCCCTGCTATAAAAGGAGGCACGGACGAGGCAGCTCTGCAGCGAACCCGTCCACAGAGACTCCCCTCTTCATCAATCCTCCAGAACCAGAAGTCACCCACTCTCCATTACCATACAAGGTCCGTCCCCTCCTCCATCCTCCATGCATCGATGCGTCTTGATCTTTTCCTTTCTTGGCTCGTCGCTCACTAGCTAGCTGccgcttcaccttttcttttctttttgctattGCAATCCTTGCATCCACTTTGGATCACCTTTGTGCATGCTTTCTTTGTGTCATGCAAGGAAGCCAGAATCTGCATGATGTTCTCCCTCCCTCCACACACGCAAGAAACATGCTGATGCGTCAAGAGTATAGATGTTCTTGTCGTGGATTATAAGGTGGTTGACGAGTAATTTCGGTTCTTGCAGGGCATGGACGCCGTGGATCGCTTGAAGAGCGGATTCGACCAGTTCAAGGCCGATGTCTACGAGTAAGTAATTCGAGCTAGCGACGTCTACAGACCCTGTATTTGATTTCATTTGGGATTTTGTTTTGGATGCGCGAATTGATCGCTGTCTTTTTCCTCTTGTCAGCAAGAAGCCGGAGCTGTTCGAGCCGCTCAAGGCCGGCCAGACCCCACAGGTATGCTATACTGTCATTCGATCACCCTTGTGCAGTAGCGAAATGCTCCGGTCGGTTGTTCTGTGACTCTTGTTCTGTTCATCAGAAATCCTCGAAGCTTTAATTTAACCAAAAACTGCATGATGTAGATTTGGATTTTGTGGGGATCTGGGCAACACCTTTGCCCACAACTTTACGCACGACTCTGGGCACACTCTGGCCCGAGTGTGCACACAGCATTTACGGGTCGAGGTCAAACTGGacgaaaggagaaaaaaaaagagcttgTCCCAGCTACATGACTTCATACTTTGGGCGACAGCTTATCGCCATTAGCGGCTGATTAACCCGTCAACGGTTAGATACAAGGATTCTACAAGAAGTCTGCTCTATGGAGCACAGTTTTCAACCATGTAACAGTAGGCAAAGAAATGCCAGTGCAATTGCTGCTCGATCGACGAATTGAACGCCACCACCAAGAGACTGTAGCAGTACTAACATGCATGCCGCAAGGGCATGCCATGTTGCGATTTGGCTTTTGATTATTGAGATGTCGCCGTCCCAACATAGGCTTACTTTGTAGGTGCATGGTTAGGAAGGAGCATGGGTCTCCCACGGCGTATTCTTTCTTCAAGCTTGGATGTCAACATAGGAGAGTAGTTGGTTTGGACGTCTCCTCCTGACCCTCGTGAAAGTTATGCGCATAAATGTTGGCTAAAACCTTTCGCTTAAGCCTTTGGAGTATTGCGTATTTGCATCTGTGGCCATTAGAGGCGGTTCTTAGGAGACGCCAAAGGTAGCATGGCCCCTCATTTCTCTACAAAATCCTTAAGCAACCACTTATAGTATAATCACTTGTATACTAACAAAATTATCAAACAAAGCATATTTCCTCAagattgccccccccccctccctacACTTATATTCAAGCTCTGCTCTGCCACTGCTGGGCATGCTGATCCTTACAATATGCTACCTGAGATAGAAAAGTTCAGCAGTACCTGAAACCGGCTAAAGCTGATGTTGATTATTGCATCACACCATGCATTCTGATACCCCTTTCCCCTCTCCAAATCCTACCTCCAAGTGTGAGCTATGTCATCACTCAGCCTCCTGTTGCTGCTCCTATAAGCCAGCATGATCTGCAGCGTTTACTTGGCAGTTTGGACCTTTGATTTGCTTGCAAATTGTATGTGGGCTCACTTTCATCTGCCAAATTGCCCGAAGATATTCGGCAATGGGATCAGAATCGGCGGTCTTGCGCGTGGTCGCCAACAAGGCACACGAAAGCCTGCGTGCGTAGGCTATCAAGCTCGCACTCGAAACGCTTGCACCTGCCACGGGAACCTTCCTGCCGCTGGGCTTTTGTCTATCCTGCCCTCCTGCCGCTGAGAACGAAGACAACCGTCCGGTCAAACATGCAAATCAGTCAGGATCGATCTGCCTACGTCCTTATCGATAACGATAAGCGCGAACCGTGGGGTGTACAGCGTCCTGTTCCGGCTGCTGATGCCGTGATTGGGTTGGTGCAGTACATGGTGTTCGCCTGCGCCGACTCCCGCGTGTGCCCATCGGTGACCCTGGGCCTGCAGCCCGGCGAGGCCTTCACCGTCCGCAACATCGCCAGCATGGTCCCAGCCTACGACAAGGTACCTTCGTCGTCTCGTCTGGTAATTTTGGCCTTGTCGTCGCCACCAGCGGGCATCGGCTCGGCTTACGTGTCACTTGCCAACTGCAGAACCGGTACGCCGGCGTCGGGTCCGCCATCGAGTACGCCGTCTGCGCCCTCAAGGTGGAGGTCATCGTGGTCATTGGCCACAGCCGCTGCGGCGGAATCAAGGCGCTCCTCTCACTCCAGGACGGCGCCCCAGACACCTTGTAAGTAACTGAATGATTCAGACAAAAACAGAATCTgttgaaactatttttttcccCTCTCTTACATCATGTTTTTGATTCGAGTATGTTCTCTGTTCATTTGACGATGCGCGTAGCCACTTCGTCGAGGACTGGGTCAGGATCGGTTCCCCCGCCAAGACGAAGGTGCAGACCGAGCACGCATCAGTTCCTTTCGCTGACCAATGCTCCATCTTGGAAAAGGTATGCATGCACTGAAAGATTTCTCTTTGATCCATATGATACCAGCAGTGCCAATTAGCTACCATTAGTTCATCCACGCCACTTGGTCTTCCCTGACGACAAATGCATGGATCGAATTGCTGACGGAGTATTTGTTTGATTTCTGAATATTCTGCAGGAGGCCGTGAACCTGTCCCTCGAGAACCTCAAGTCGTACCCGTTCGTCAAGAAAGGGCTGGAGAAGGGCACCCTCAAGCTGGTCGGCGGCCACTACGACTTCGTCTCCGGCAAGTTCGGCACGTGGGAGCTCTAAGTGGTCAACCATTTGACTCCTACATCATACATAcagatatgctcccgatcgatGCGAACGCGTGGAGTACTTATTTACCGCTACATACGTCCGATGTGAATTGTAATAAGCAATAACACGGAGTTTTTT includes:
- the LOC133916621 gene encoding LOW QUALITY PROTEIN: carbonic anhydrase, chloroplastic-like (The sequence of the model RefSeq protein was modified relative to this genomic sequence to represent the inferred CDS: substituted 1 base at 1 genomic stop codon), with the protein product MSTAAGFAIRASASTIVASLGTPAPSSSSSPASARPRLIRNAPVFAAPATVVGMDAVERLKSGFDQFKADIYDKKPELFEPLKAGQAPRYMVFACADSRVCPSVTLGLEPGEAFTIRNIAAMVPAYDKNRYAGIGSAIEYAVCALKVECIVVIGHSKCGGIKALLSLQDGAPDTFHFVEDWVRIGFLAKKKVQNDHASVPFDDQCSILEKEAVNVSLENLKSYPFVKEGLGNGTLKIVGGHYDFVAGRFDTWEPXGMDAVDRLKSGFDQFKADVYDKKPELFEPLKAGQTPQYMVFACADSRVCPSVTLGLQPGEAFTVRNIASMVPAYDKNRYAGVGSAIEYAVCALKVEVIVVIGHSRCGGIKALLSLQDGAPDTFHFVEDWVRIGSPAKTKVQTEHASVPFADQCSILEKEAVNLSLENLKSYPFVKKGLEKGTLKLVGGHYDFVSGKFGTWEL